Proteins from one Desulfonema limicola genomic window:
- a CDS encoding cytoplasmic protein: MSSFGQQNGIDFSVDTNNLYREEGITDLKVASIRHLIPIKLDGSDDKTREAVFVGHTQLMSPSGPVPIQCALESKDLAGAVAEFPDAMNKAVEQLIEEARKHHQEQESRIVVPGRDTGGSGIIM, encoded by the coding sequence ATGAGTAGTTTCGGCCAGCAAAATGGCATTGATTTTTCAGTAGATACAAATAACCTGTACCGTGAAGAAGGAATTACAGACCTTAAAGTTGCCTCTATCCGGCATTTGATACCTATTAAACTTGATGGTTCTGATGATAAAACCCGTGAAGCTGTTTTTGTGGGTCATACTCAATTAATGTCTCCTTCAGGACCTGTTCCCATACAATGCGCTCTTGAATCAAAAGACCTGGCAGGAGCTGTTGCAGAATTTCCTGATGCAATGAATAAAGCTGTTGAACAGCTTATTGAAGAAGCCAGAAAGCATCATCAGGAGCAGGAATCCCGTATTGTAGTTCCTGGAAGAGATACAGGCGGCAGTGGTATTATTATGTAA
- a CDS encoding YkgJ family cysteine cluster protein: MKSALKTKLAALEHIYLVYDRYSQDWETACRRFCSRCCTRNLIVTSIEAYKIAEYLENRGESFLIEKLSASADLRRFQPLITTNKMAELCSNGREIPEEESNPQWGPCPLLENDECPVYEVRPFGCRCMVSSQDCNKTGYADMEPFIVTVNNVFLQYIEHIDADGYTGNLTDMLIFMGHLENRSLFEKGVLKTASENLISNHQAGVLMIPPEHQLRIKPILKALQDFDLKK; encoded by the coding sequence TTGAAATCTGCTTTAAAAACAAAACTTGCAGCACTGGAGCATATCTATTTAGTTTATGATAGATATTCACAAGACTGGGAAACTGCGTGCAGGCGTTTCTGCTCCAGATGCTGTACCCGAAATCTTATTGTAACAAGCATTGAAGCATATAAGATTGCAGAATATCTTGAAAACAGGGGAGAGTCCTTTTTAATTGAAAAACTGTCTGCCAGTGCTGATCTCAGGCGTTTTCAACCTTTAATAACAACCAATAAAATGGCTGAGTTATGTAGTAACGGCAGGGAAATACCTGAAGAAGAAAGCAATCCCCAATGGGGACCATGTCCTTTGCTGGAAAATGATGAATGCCCTGTTTATGAGGTGCGTCCTTTTGGATGCAGATGCATGGTTTCTTCTCAAGACTGCAATAAAACCGGATATGCAGATATGGAGCCTTTTATTGTTACTGTCAACAATGTATTTTTGCAATATATTGAACATATTGATGCTGACGGTTATACAGGAAATCTGACAGATATGCTTATTTTTATGGGACATTTGGAAAACCGAAGTTTATTTGAAAAAGGTGTGTTAAAAACAGCTTCTGAAAACCTGATTTCTAATCATCAGGCCGGGGTTTTAATGATTCCGCCTGAACATCAGTTGAGAATAAAGCCGATTTTAAAAGCTCTGCAAGATTTTGATCTTAAAAAATAA
- a CDS encoding HIT family protein gives MEDCIFCKIVKGEIPSFKVYEDDRVLAFEDINPISKGHTLIIPKKHAENIWELEEDDLIAVQKASKKLAHAIKKSLNPDGIACLQLNGTAVNQVVMHYHFHLIPRSQGEPELTMTQWELNAGDIDTIKETCDKIADALQ, from the coding sequence ATGGAAGATTGTATTTTTTGCAAGATCGTTAAAGGCGAAATTCCGAGTTTTAAGGTTTATGAAGATGACAGGGTATTGGCTTTTGAAGATATAAATCCTATTTCAAAGGGGCATACCCTGATTATTCCCAAAAAACATGCAGAAAATATTTGGGAACTTGAAGAAGATGATTTGATTGCTGTTCAAAAAGCATCAAAAAAGCTTGCTCATGCAATAAAAAAATCACTTAATCCTGATGGAATTGCATGTCTTCAGCTTAATGGTACTGCTGTAAATCAGGTAGTCATGCACTATCATTTTCATCTGATCCCCCGTTCACAAGGAGAACCTGAATTGACAATGACTCAATGGGAACTCAATGCCGGAGATATTGATACAATAAAGGAAACATGCGATAAAATAGCAGATGCATTGCAATAA
- the tssD gene encoding type VI secretion system tube protein TssD — protein MPVMGFMEITGETQGKIEGSGEMPRGNIKIFGFEHIVEIPRSQNTGLPTGPRIHNDIVIVKEVDKSTPRLYKALCEGEKLTRIELSWNRPLKDLSENENYYLISLRNAIITRIQPVISQEYPIKDYKIMEKISFAYEKIIWTWKPDNIIHEDSWIEPNKIIVRKNSNS, from the coding sequence ATGCCTGTGATGGGATTTATGGAAATCACTGGAGAGACCCAGGGAAAAATTGAGGGGTCAGGAGAAATGCCCCGGGGAAATATCAAGATATTTGGATTTGAGCATATTGTGGAAATCCCGCGAAGCCAGAATACAGGTCTGCCGACAGGTCCAAGGATTCATAATGATATAGTGATTGTTAAAGAGGTTGATAAGAGTACTCCCAGGCTTTACAAGGCTCTTTGTGAAGGTGAAAAACTTACAAGGATTGAATTATCGTGGAACAGGCCTTTAAAAGATTTATCAGAAAATGAAAATTATTATCTCATCAGTCTTAGAAATGCAATTATTACAAGAATTCAACCTGTTATATCACAGGAATATCCCATCAAAGATTATAAGATAATGGAAAAAATATCCTTTGCTTATGAAAAAATAATATGGACGTGGAAGCCTGATAATATTATTCATGAAGACTCATGGATTGAACCTAATAAAATAATAGTCCGGAAAAATTCAAATTCTTGA
- a CDS encoding GDP-L-fucose synthase family protein: protein MEKDAKIYVSGHKGLVGSAILRTLQKAGYSNLLYRTRKELDLTSQEPVRKFFEQEQPDYVFLAAAKVGGIMGNNTYPADFIYINLAIQNNIIHSAHLYPVKKLLFLGSSCIYPKQCPQPMKEEYLMTGPLEPTNSPYAVAKIAGIEMCRSYNRQYGTCFIPVMPTNLYGINDNFNLETSHVLPALIRKFHLAKLASAGNWENIQKDEACFGPIPGDIKTALGLENSDTPKVILWGSGSPKREFLHVDDLADACVFIMNTIQNPMPDPYVLINIGTGTDQTIKELADITAAIVGFEGQIVWDTEKPDGTMQKLLDISRLKKLGWKPATGLEQGIKKTYDWYVSQY from the coding sequence ATGGAAAAAGACGCTAAAATATATGTATCCGGACATAAAGGGCTTGTTGGTTCTGCCATACTCAGAACCCTCCAGAAGGCCGGATACAGCAATCTTTTATATAGAACAAGAAAAGAACTGGATCTTACCAGCCAGGAACCTGTAAGAAAATTTTTTGAGCAGGAACAGCCAGATTATGTATTTTTAGCAGCAGCAAAGGTTGGAGGAATCATGGGGAATAACACCTATCCTGCTGACTTTATTTATATCAATCTGGCTATCCAAAACAATATAATCCATTCAGCACACCTTTATCCTGTAAAAAAACTTCTTTTTTTAGGCAGTTCATGCATCTATCCCAAACAATGCCCTCAGCCCATGAAAGAAGAATATCTTATGACAGGCCCCCTTGAGCCTACAAATTCACCATATGCAGTTGCAAAAATTGCAGGAATTGAAATGTGCCGGTCATATAACAGGCAGTATGGAACATGTTTTATTCCTGTAATGCCTACAAACCTTTATGGAATTAATGATAATTTTAACCTGGAAACATCCCATGTTCTTCCAGCTCTAATCCGTAAATTCCATCTGGCAAAACTTGCATCTGCCGGAAACTGGGAAAATATTCAAAAAGATGAAGCATGTTTTGGACCGATTCCAGGTGATATAAAAACAGCACTCGGCCTTGAAAACTCAGATACTCCCAAGGTAATTCTCTGGGGTTCAGGCAGTCCAAAACGGGAATTTCTTCATGTTGACGATCTGGCTGATGCCTGTGTTTTTATCATGAATACAATACAAAACCCTATGCCTGATCCTTATGTTCTCATAAACATTGGAACAGGAACAGACCAGACCATAAAGGAACTTGCTGACATAACAGCCGCTATTGTCGGATTTGAAGGACAGATTGTATGGGATACGGAAAAACCAGATGGTACAATGCAGAAACTTCTTGATATTTCAAGATTAAAAAAGCTTGGATGGAAACCTGCAACAGGGCTGGAACAAGGAATTAAAAAAACATATGACTGGTATGTATCTCAATATTAA
- the gmd gene encoding GDP-mannose 4,6-dehydratase, whose translation MKKALITGITGQDGAYLADFLLKKDYEVHGIKRRSSSFNTARVDYLYQDPHEQNIRFFMHYGDLTDSTNLIRIIQEVQPDEIYNLAAQSHVQVSFEAPEYTANSDALGTLRLLEAIRILGLETKTRFYQASTSEMFGKVQEIPQKETTPFYPRSPYGAAKVYAYWITVNYREAYNMFACNGILFNHESPIRGETFVTRKITRAVARIKLGLQEKIYLGNLDSKRDWGFASDYVRAMWMMLQQDLPEDYVIATGKTHSVREFVEKAFHEIGIEITWQGSGTEEVGKDKNSGKIYIHIDPRYFRPTEVDFLLGDPSKAKKNLGWEPKTSFDELVKMMIKDDIKEAEKDNLCEKQGFKTFHHFE comes from the coding sequence ATGAAAAAAGCGTTAATAACAGGAATAACAGGGCAGGATGGAGCATATCTTGCAGATTTTCTTTTAAAAAAAGATTACGAGGTTCACGGAATAAAAAGACGTTCATCATCTTTTAATACTGCCCGTGTTGATTATCTATACCAAGACCCCCATGAACAAAATATCCGTTTTTTTATGCACTATGGAGATCTTACAGATTCAACAAATCTTATCCGTATTATCCAGGAGGTTCAGCCAGATGAAATCTATAATCTGGCTGCCCAGAGCCATGTACAGGTTTCTTTTGAAGCACCTGAATATACAGCTAATTCAGACGCACTTGGAACATTGCGGCTCCTTGAAGCCATACGCATTCTGGGACTGGAGACAAAAACCCGTTTTTATCAGGCATCAACCAGCGAGATGTTTGGCAAGGTACAGGAAATCCCTCAAAAAGAAACCACGCCTTTTTATCCCCGAAGCCCTTATGGAGCAGCAAAGGTTTATGCCTACTGGATAACAGTCAATTACAGGGAAGCATATAATATGTTTGCCTGCAACGGCATATTATTTAACCATGAATCCCCTATTCGGGGTGAAACCTTTGTTACCCGCAAGATTACCCGTGCAGTGGCAAGAATCAAGCTTGGTCTTCAGGAAAAGATATATCTTGGAAATCTTGATTCCAAAAGAGACTGGGGTTTTGCCAGTGATTATGTTCGTGCCATGTGGATGATGCTCCAGCAGGATTTACCTGAAGACTATGTTATTGCAACAGGTAAAACGCATTCTGTCAGGGAATTTGTGGAAAAGGCTTTTCATGAGATTGGAATTGAAATTACCTGGCAGGGTTCAGGTACCGAGGAAGTTGGAAAAGACAAAAACAGCGGGAAAATATATATTCACATTGACCCCCGTTATTTCAGGCCCACAGAGGTTGATTTTCTTCTGGGAGATCCGTCAAAAGCTAAAAAGAATCTGGGCTGGGAACCAAAAACATCGTTTGATGAACTTGTCAAAATGATGATTAAAGATGATATTAAGGAAGCTGAAAAAGATAACCTGTGTGAAAAACAGGGCTTTAAAACATTTCATCATTTTGAATAA
- a CDS encoding dynamin family protein, whose translation MDKYHSFKQELLQINQDISSLFLSAGNIPGIGEYAFHNQDTVCDKIREQISGEMLKIAVAGPIKSGKSTFVNALFKGDYLKRGAGVITSIVTRIHRGENLKAYLWFKSWNKVNSDIEKAMVLFPSSQWRSEKDSFDICREKDRKELSLALESLSSDLLITNDTRSVNSVLLSSYIKGYDRVKDIILKDKTAALNFDADKFEEHKEFAGDDSLAVYLNDIQLEINSGHIDSNIEIADCQGSDSPNPLHLAMIQDYLLLTHLIVYVISSRTGLRQADIKFLSAIKKMGIIENTIFLINFDFSEHDSINDLNRVVHMVKEELAMIIPEPDVYTLSALFNLFKSKTRDDLTIKDNLRLAQWKGEIALSEFSNQETERFENAIHQKLTKERYALLLANHLERLRVINSGIEHWVTINNDILFKDAFGINEILEGIKIHEKKTQKIKNLIKNTLDGAAHKIKQSLRNDVDGFFDNRSGIPAQVISFIKNYNVAYNEFENHLKSSGFSNVMYLVFQDIRKALDAYMAESATPDIIRFVRDTEQKIIEHFETIAGPYDTMVREALDEYNSTMKILGIPPVEISRKNISLPDISSIKNNAGLKFPSGSNIMNYSASIKTDAVMRLGFYRFILFVKKLIKKPEQEKNKGEIMALKGGVARLKQETEKSVNFLFKDYRENIKYQYILKLADAVSNSFNKSLAEQFESYVTDLSQIAELVKEKRINKDQTSSDLKNILNGCQDVNKKINTLKQKIETS comes from the coding sequence ATGGATAAATATCATTCTTTTAAACAAGAACTGCTTCAGATCAACCAGGACATATCTTCACTTTTCCTTTCAGCAGGAAATATACCAGGCATAGGAGAATATGCTTTTCACAATCAGGACACGGTTTGTGATAAGATACGTGAGCAGATATCAGGGGAAATGCTCAAAATTGCTGTTGCAGGGCCTATAAAATCAGGAAAAAGCACTTTTGTTAATGCTCTTTTTAAAGGAGATTATCTTAAAAGAGGAGCAGGTGTTATAACCTCTATAGTAACACGTATTCACCGCGGAGAAAATCTTAAAGCATATCTATGGTTTAAATCCTGGAATAAAGTTAATTCTGATATTGAAAAAGCTATGGTACTCTTTCCCTCTTCCCAATGGCGCTCTGAAAAAGATTCTTTTGACATCTGCCGGGAAAAAGACCGCAAAGAATTATCCCTGGCACTGGAATCCCTCAGCAGTGATTTATTGATTACCAATGATACAAGAAGTGTAAACAGCGTCCTGCTCAGTTCTTACATTAAAGGCTATGACAGGGTAAAAGATATAATACTTAAAGACAAAACTGCAGCCTTGAATTTTGATGCAGATAAATTTGAAGAACATAAAGAATTTGCTGGAGATGACAGTCTGGCAGTTTATCTTAATGACATTCAACTGGAGATTAATTCAGGACATATTGACAGCAATATAGAGATAGCAGACTGCCAGGGCAGTGATTCTCCCAACCCCCTTCACCTTGCCATGATCCAGGATTACCTGCTTCTGACCCATCTTATTGTATATGTCATAAGCAGCAGAACAGGACTCCGCCAGGCTGATATTAAATTTTTATCTGCCATTAAAAAAATGGGTATTATTGAAAATACAATCTTTCTTATAAATTTTGATTTCAGCGAGCATGATTCTATCAATGACCTTAACCGGGTAGTCCATATGGTAAAAGAAGAACTTGCCATGATAATACCTGAACCTGATGTATATACCCTGTCAGCCTTATTTAATCTTTTTAAATCAAAAACCAGGGACGATCTGACAATCAAGGATAATCTCAGGCTTGCTCAATGGAAAGGTGAAATAGCTTTGTCAGAATTTTCAAACCAGGAAACAGAAAGATTTGAAAATGCTATTCACCAGAAACTGACAAAAGAACGTTATGCACTGCTTCTTGCAAACCACCTTGAACGTCTCAGGGTTATTAATTCAGGCATTGAACACTGGGTAACTATTAACAATGATATTTTATTTAAAGATGCTTTTGGTATAAATGAAATACTTGAAGGAATTAAAATTCATGAGAAAAAAACTCAAAAGATTAAAAACCTGATAAAAAATACCCTTGATGGAGCAGCCCATAAAATAAAACAATCCCTTCGCAATGATGTTGATGGTTTTTTTGATAACCGCAGCGGTATTCCTGCCCAGGTTATCAGTTTTATCAAGAATTATAATGTTGCATATAATGAATTTGAAAACCATTTAAAATCATCAGGTTTTTCCAATGTCATGTATCTTGTTTTCCAAGATATACGCAAAGCTTTAGACGCTTATATGGCAGAATCTGCAACCCCTGACATAATAAGATTTGTCAGGGACACGGAACAAAAGATTATTGAGCATTTTGAGACAATTGCAGGTCCTTATGACACAATGGTTCGTGAAGCTCTTGATGAATACAACAGCACAATGAAAATACTGGGTATTCCTCCTGTTGAAATCAGCCGGAAAAATATCAGCCTGCCTGATATTTCATCTATTAAAAATAATGCAGGCTTAAAATTTCCTTCAGGATCCAATATCATGAATTACAGTGCATCTATAAAAACCGATGCTGTCATGCGCCTTGGGTTTTACCGTTTTATCCTGTTTGTCAAAAAGCTGATAAAAAAACCAGAACAGGAAAAAAATAAAGGTGAAATTATGGCATTAAAAGGAGGAGTTGCACGGCTTAAACAGGAAACAGAAAAATCTGTGAATTTTTTATTTAAAGATTATCGTGAAAATATAAAATATCAATATATTCTCAAACTGGCAGATGCTGTATCAAACAGCTTTAATAAATCTCTTGCAGAACAATTTGAATCATATGTAACAGATTTATCTCAAATTGCAGAGCTTGTAAAAGAAAAACGAATTAACAAGGATCAAACATCAAGTGATTTAAAAAACATTTTAAACGGCTGCCAGGATGTGAACAAAAAGATTAATACATTAAAGCAGAAAATAGAGACTTCATAA
- a CDS encoding YqgE/AlgH family protein, with amino-acid sequence MKHESLFSLKGQFLIAMPGLADPNFAYTVICMCEHTYQGGIGLVINRVYPSISAQDIFSELHIEYNPYSKPIPVHYGGPVHTNEIFVLHGPPFDWDACAMISPTLAMSNTRDILEAIADNKGPESFLIILGCSGWGQNQVEAEIKQNAWLSCPVSEDIIFDVNIEKKWDQAVKKMGINPLLLSGEAGHA; translated from the coding sequence ATGAAGCATGAATCCCTGTTTTCACTTAAAGGGCAGTTTTTAATCGCAATGCCCGGACTGGCTGACCCCAATTTTGCCTATACTGTTATATGTATGTGTGAACATACTTACCAGGGAGGTATCGGGCTGGTTATAAACCGTGTTTATCCTTCAATTTCTGCCCAGGATATTTTCAGTGAACTGCATATTGAATACAATCCCTATTCAAAACCGATTCCTGTTCATTACGGGGGACCGGTACATACAAATGAAATATTTGTTCTTCACGGGCCTCCATTTGACTGGGATGCCTGCGCCATGATATCTCCTACTCTTGCCATGAGCAATACAAGAGACATTCTTGAGGCCATAGCAGATAACAAAGGCCCTGAATCTTTCCTTATAATCCTGGGATGTTCTGGATGGGGACAAAATCAGGTGGAAGCAGAAATCAAGCAAAATGCCTGGCTTTCATGCCCTGTTTCAGAGGATATAATTTTTGATGTAAATATTGAAAAAAAATGGGATCAGGCTGTTAAAAAAATGGGTATAAACCCGCTTTTGCTTTCAGGCGAGGCAGGCCATGCCTGA
- a CDS encoding MFS transporter: MKQHVKANVKVLFALTLVHFTGDFYSSFTSPLFPLFVEKMGLSLTQVGAIAGINRLLAFIVQPPVGYLADRYQSRHFIFTGMLLPVIFIPLSGICTGFWTLLFATMLGSIGSAMFHPSVTGMIPVYSGSNSGFSMSIFNTGGTLAFGIGPLFITWYAGRFGLELVPVTMILGLSTAVYLYYAVPVPQPEGMNNLGFFKTIKENLGSAWKFIILIWAVMFLRAVVGQSFLTFMPVFYVEKGFSIVSAGIIFSLFTIAGTVSGLTAGLISDKIGIKPVFIFTHIIMTPILLLFLKLEGNWTYLGSILAGAAVLASLPLGVVMAQKLAPKGRSMVASLMMGFAYGLGGFAAPLVGKFADMYSIQAVLTGISFVPLITLPIIYFFPNVKGS, translated from the coding sequence ATGAAACAACATGTCAAAGCTAATGTTAAAGTGCTTTTTGCTCTTACCCTGGTTCATTTTACAGGAGATTTTTACAGCTCATTTACCAGTCCCCTTTTTCCTCTTTTTGTTGAAAAAATGGGACTGTCTCTAACCCAGGTAGGAGCTATTGCAGGAATAAACAGGCTTCTTGCTTTTATTGTTCAGCCTCCAGTTGGGTATCTTGCAGACCGTTATCAATCACGGCATTTTATTTTCACAGGCATGCTCCTGCCTGTTATTTTCATACCTTTGTCAGGGATATGTACAGGATTCTGGACTCTGCTGTTTGCAACCATGCTGGGTTCCATTGGTTCTGCCATGTTTCACCCGTCTGTTACAGGCATGATTCCAGTTTATTCAGGCAGCAACTCAGGATTTTCCATGTCAATTTTTAACACAGGCGGAACCCTGGCGTTTGGAATAGGCCCTCTTTTTATAACCTGGTATGCAGGCAGATTCGGGCTGGAATTAGTGCCTGTTACCATGATACTGGGTCTTAGTACTGCAGTTTATCTTTATTACGCAGTACCAGTGCCCCAGCCAGAAGGCATGAATAATTTGGGATTTTTTAAAACTATTAAAGAAAACCTGGGCAGTGCATGGAAGTTTATAATACTTATCTGGGCTGTAATGTTTCTCAGGGCTGTGGTAGGGCAGTCTTTCCTGACCTTTATGCCTGTTTTTTATGTTGAAAAAGGATTTTCCATTGTCTCTGCCGGGATTATTTTTTCCCTTTTCACAATTGCCGGTACTGTCAGCGGGCTTACAGCAGGTCTTATATCTGATAAAATAGGGATAAAACCGGTATTTATATTTACCCATATTATAATGACCCCGATTCTTTTATTATTTTTAAAACTCGAAGGAAACTGGACATATTTAGGCTCTATTTTAGCAGGAGCAGCAGTTCTTGCATCCCTGCCTTTAGGGGTGGTAATGGCCCAGAAACTGGCACCAAAAGGCCGCTCAATGGTAGCCAGCCTTATGATGGGATTTGCATACGGACTTGGAGGTTTTGCAGCTCCTCTTGTTGGAAAATTTGCAGACATGTACTCCATACAGGCAGTATTGACAGGCATCTCTTTTGTGCCTTTGATTACCCTGCCCATAATCTATTTTTTCCCAAATGTAAAAGGCAGTTAA
- a CDS encoding DUF554 domain-containing protein, translating into MFGTIVNTFAIIAGSLLGIALKGGVPARFMTTIMQAISLAVIIIGIKGALKSDEILLIIFSLAIGSFIGELIGIEEYLEKLGNWLEKKFAGSGDGISKGFVAASLLFCVGSMAIVGSMESGLAGNHQTLFAKSILDGVASIVFASSMGIGVIFSAVSVFLYQGFITITASLIKPYLIPEVVAQMSAVGGLLIMAIGINMLEIKKLKIGNMLPAIFIPLFYFILKKLLF; encoded by the coding sequence TTGTTTGGAACAATAGTCAACACCTTTGCAATTATTGCAGGAAGTCTTTTGGGCATAGCTTTAAAGGGCGGGGTGCCCGCGAGATTCATGACTACTATTATGCAGGCCATAAGTCTTGCTGTTATTATTATTGGGATAAAAGGAGCCTTAAAATCCGATGAGATTCTGCTGATAATATTCAGTCTTGCCATTGGAAGTTTTATTGGGGAATTGATAGGCATTGAGGAGTATCTGGAAAAACTGGGGAACTGGCTTGAAAAAAAATTTGCAGGTTCAGGAGACGGCATTTCCAAGGGTTTTGTGGCAGCCAGCCTGCTTTTCTGTGTTGGCTCCATGGCTATTGTAGGATCAATGGAAAGCGGGCTGGCAGGCAATCATCAAACCTTGTTTGCAAAATCCATTCTTGACGGGGTTGCATCCATAGTTTTTGCATCTTCAATGGGTATCGGGGTAATTTTTTCTGCTGTATCTGTGTTTTTGTACCAGGGATTTATCACAATAACCGCTTCACTGATAAAACCGTATTTAATACCAGAGGTTGTTGCACAAATGTCAGCAGTCGGAGGGCTGCTTATCATGGCTATTGGTATTAACATGCTTGAAATAAAAAAACTCAAAATCGGTAATATGCTGCCTGCAATATTTATCCCGTTGTTTTATTTTATTTTAAAAAAGCTGTTGTTTTAA
- a CDS encoding DUF2887 domain-containing protein → MKKERKKQSQSKGTDDPFYKLMKIGGEAVLKLIGINQPDNYEPRAIVLKEKKLYPDIVAVPTKDKNRDMVFIEFQGYKDTMIRHRTAAKIMLSCAQENYTGPVCGAVIYTDASFKEAAAPLGMKSLSGSFELKGRLEEIVLSKYTAKQLTAVDPRLIILAPFTISKRTPREKLSNICREWKESVCLNYDKEMQNDVIEILGLFILNRFRKLSLKEVITMLNFDLAKTEAGKELINMGLIDGLEKGEIKGKREGKREGKREGKREGELKGKIDLLENLHLFGTISKEQYESMVAPLREQLKLLVQ, encoded by the coding sequence ATGAAAAAAGAACGCAAAAAACAATCCCAATCCAAAGGCACGGATGATCCGTTTTATAAGCTGATGAAAATCGGGGGTGAAGCTGTTTTAAAACTCATTGGTATTAATCAGCCTGACAATTACGAACCCCGTGCAATTGTTTTAAAAGAAAAAAAGCTGTATCCTGATATTGTAGCTGTTCCAACCAAGGATAAAAACAGGGACATGGTATTTATAGAATTCCAGGGATATAAGGATACAATGATAAGGCACAGAACAGCAGCAAAAATAATGCTGTCATGTGCCCAGGAAAATTATACTGGGCCTGTCTGCGGGGCTGTTATCTATACGGACGCATCTTTTAAAGAGGCAGCAGCGCCGCTTGGCATGAAAAGTTTATCAGGTTCTTTTGAATTAAAAGGCAGACTTGAAGAAATTGTTCTTTCAAAATATACTGCAAAACAGCTTACAGCAGTTGATCCCAGGCTGATTATTCTTGCCCCGTTTACAATTTCCAAACGCACCCCCCGGGAAAAACTGTCAAATATATGCCGGGAATGGAAAGAGAGTGTCTGCCTGAATTATGACAAGGAAATGCAAAATGATGTCATAGAAATACTGGGCCTGTTTATTTTAAACAGATTCAGAAAATTATCTTTAAAGGAGGTGATTACCATGTTGAATTTTGATCTGGCAAAAACTGAGGCCGGTAAAGAATTGATCAATATGGGGTTAATTGACGGTTTGGAAAAAGGGGAGATTAAAGGGAAACGGGAAGGGAAACGGGAAGGAAAACGGGAAGGAAAACGGGAAGGTGAGCTTAAAGGCAAGATTGACCTGCTTGAAAACCTGCATCTCTTTGGTACCATTTCAAAAGAACAGTATGAATCTATGGTTGCTCCGCTCAGAGAGCAGCTAAAATTGCTTGTACAATAA
- a CDS encoding DUF2887 domain-containing protein: MKKERKKQSQSKGTDDPFYKLMKIGGEAVLKLIGINQPDNYEPRAIVLKEKKLYPDIVAVPTKDKNRDMVFIEFQGYKDTMIRHRTAAKIMLSCAQENYTGPVCGAVIYTDASFKEAAAPLGMKSLSGSFELKGRLEEIVLSKYTAKQLTAVDPRLIILAPFTISKRTPLEKLSNICREWKESVCLNYDKEMQNDVIEILGLFILNRFRKLSLKEVITMLNFDLAKTEAGKELINMGLIDGLEKGEIKGKREGKREGKREGELKGKIELLENLHLFGTISKEQYESMVAPLREQLKLLVQ; this comes from the coding sequence ATGAAAAAAGAACGCAAAAAACAATCCCAATCCAAAGGCACGGATGACCCGTTCTATAAACTGATGAAAATCGGCGGTGAAGCTGTTTTAAAACTCATCGGCATTAATCAGCCTGATAATTACGAACCCCGTGCAATTGTTTTAAAAGAAAAAAAGCTGTATCCTGATATTGTAGCTGTTCCAACCAAGGATAAAAACAGGGACATGGTATTTATAGAATTTCAGGGATATAAGGATACAATGATAAGGCACAGAACAGCAGCAAAAATAATGCTGTCATGTGCCCAGGAAAATTATACTGGGCCTGTCTGCGGGGCTGTTATCTATACGGACGCATCTTTTAAAGAGGCAGCAGCGCCGCTTGGCATGAAAAGTTTATCAGGTTCTTTTGAATTAAAAGGCAGACTTGAAGAAATTGTTCTTTCAAAATATACTGCAAAACAGCTTACAGCAGTTGATCCCAGGCTGATTATTCTTGCCCCGTTTACAATTTCCAAACGCACCCCCCTGGAAAAACTGTCAAATATATGCCGGGAATGGAAAGAGAGTGTCTGCCTGAATTATGACAAGGAAATGCAAAATGATGTCATAGAAATACTGGGCTTGTTTATTTTAAACAGATTCAGAAAATTATCTTTAAAGGAGGTGATTACCATGTTGAATTTTGATCTGGCAAAAACTGAGGCCGGTAAAGAATTGATCAATATGGGGTTAATTGACGGTTTGGAAAAAGGGGAGATTAAAGGGAAACGGGAAGGGAAGCGGGAAGGAAAACGGGAAGGTGAGCTTAAAGGCAAGATTGAACTGCTTGAAAACCTGCATCTCTTTGGTACCATTTCAAAAGAACAGTATGAATCTATGGTTGCTCCGCTCAGAGAGCAGCTAAAATTGCTTGTACAATAA